A genomic stretch from Papio anubis isolate 15944 chromosome 18, Panubis1.0, whole genome shotgun sequence includes:
- the LOC110742014 gene encoding LOW QUALITY PROTEIN: putative uncharacterized protein FLJ45256 (The sequence of the model RefSeq protein was modified relative to this genomic sequence to represent the inferred CDS: deleted 2 bases in 1 codon), translated as VEMGFCHVGQAGLELLSSSDEAAGLDLPKCWDSRHEPPCPAPLLIFNPYPSTVLSCNCEYNGFFEFRESLQQIVKPERVLGTPRHIFPLPLLSSCFLWSKLKEAPACLLQGSSEHTEIICDLISSSKQFIKKFLSNKPSALHGGDAGENDFLQLITRLQKLLFKSLSMYMCVPIYQHMHACSQLSCLHQNQDEELLYCQN; from the exons gtagagatggggttttgccatgttggccaggctggtctcgaactcctgagctcaagtgacgaGGCTgctggcctcgacctcccaaagtgctgggattccaggcatgagccaccgtgcccggcccctttgctgatttttaatCCATATCCTTCCACTGTATTAAGTTGTAACTGTGAATACAACGGCTTTTTTGAGTTCCGCGAGTCTTTGCAGCAAATTGTCAAACCTGAGCGTGTCTTGGGGACTCCCCGACACATCTTCCcactccctcttctctcttcttgcttcCTCTGGAGTAAACTAAAAGAGGCCCCTGCTTGCCTTTTGCAAGGCAGTTCTGAACACACTGAGATCATTTGTGATCTCATATCCTCTTCTAAGCAATTCATCAAgaaatttctttcaaataaacCCAGTGCTCTTCATGGAGGTGATGCTGGTGAAAATGACTTTCTCCAGCTTATTACA CGTTTGCAGAAGCTCCTGTTTAAGAGTTTgagcatgtatatgtgtgtgcctaTATACCAGCACATGCATGCATGCTCACAGCTGTCATGCCTTCACCAGAACCAGGACGAGGAGTTACTCTATTGCCAGAATTGA